A genome region from Streptomyces sp. NBC_01296 includes the following:
- a CDS encoding SDR family NAD(P)-dependent oxidoreductase, translating to MNNKSCLVTGAASGIGRATARLLARSGALVTAADINGPGVGELRTELAAEGYDITTVAGDVADPEANRAMVEAALGAYGRLDVAVANAGVLPLSDVRETGPDDWDRVMAIDGRGMFLTCKYAIEAMLAQPDPGGALVCVSSVSGVAGQARQAAYGPAKFVASGLTKHLAVEWAAHGIRVNAVAPGTIRTERVLALKDEPGGPEYLAEVSAAHPMGRLGEPEEVARVIAFLASDAASFVTGAILPVDGGYLAR from the coding sequence GTGAACAACAAATCCTGTCTGGTCACGGGCGCGGCGAGCGGGATCGGCCGGGCCACCGCCCGGCTGCTGGCCCGCTCCGGCGCCCTCGTGACCGCGGCTGACATCAATGGCCCCGGCGTCGGGGAACTGCGTACGGAACTGGCCGCCGAGGGGTACGACATCACGACCGTGGCCGGTGACGTCGCCGATCCGGAGGCCAACCGCGCGATGGTCGAGGCCGCGCTCGGGGCGTACGGACGGCTCGACGTCGCCGTGGCGAACGCCGGAGTGCTCCCTCTTTCGGATGTACGGGAGACCGGCCCGGACGACTGGGACCGGGTCATGGCGATCGACGGTCGGGGGATGTTCCTGACCTGCAAGTACGCCATCGAGGCGATGCTGGCGCAGCCGGACCCCGGCGGGGCGCTGGTCTGCGTGTCCTCGGTGTCGGGGGTGGCCGGGCAGGCCCGGCAGGCGGCGTACGGGCCGGCGAAGTTCGTGGCGTCGGGGCTGACCAAGCACCTGGCGGTGGAGTGGGCGGCGCACGGGATCCGGGTCAACGCGGTGGCCCCCGGCACCATCCGTACGGAGCGGGTGCTGGCGCTCAAGGACGAGCCGGGCGGCCCCGAGTACCTGGCGGAGGTCTCCGCGGCCCATCCGATGGGCCGGCTCGGCGAGCCGGAGGAGGTGGCCCGGGTCATCGCCTTCCTGGCCTCCGACGCGGCCTCGTTCGTGACGGGCGCGATCCTGCCGGTGGACGGCGGCTACCTGGCCCGCTGA